The proteins below come from a single Staphylococcus sp. MI 10-1553 genomic window:
- a CDS encoding peptide chain release factor 3, which yields MSIKKEVESRKTFAIISHPDAGKTTLTEKLLYFSGAIREAGTVKGKKTGKFATSDWMKVEQERGISVTSSVMQFDYDDFKINILDTPGHEDFSEDTYRTLMAVDSAVMVIDCAKGIEPQTLKLFKVCKMRGIPIFTFINKLDRVGKEPFDLLDEIESTLGIETYPMNWPIGMGQNFFGIIDREGRTIEPFRDEENILHINEDYELEEAHDIANDSIFTQAIEELMLVDEAGESFDNDALMRGDLTPVFFGSALANFGVQNFLNAYVDHAPMPHARQTDEEVEVSPFDTDFSGFIFKIQANMDPKHRDRIAFMRVVSGAFERGMDVTLQRTGKKQKITRSTSFMADDKSTVNHAVAGDIIGLYDTGNYQIGDTLVSGNQKFHFKALPQFTPEIFMKVSPKNVMKQKHFHKGIEQLVQEGAIQYYKSPHTNQIILGAVGQLQFEVFEHRMNNEYNVDVVMEPVGKKIARWIENEEDVQDKMSTSRSILVNDRYDNKVFLFENDFATRWFEEKFPEIKLYSLL from the coding sequence ATGAGTATTAAAAAAGAAGTAGAATCCCGCAAGACGTTTGCGATTATTTCTCACCCTGATGCGGGGAAAACGACATTAACTGAAAAACTGTTGTACTTTAGTGGTGCGATTCGTGAAGCAGGGACAGTAAAAGGGAAGAAAACAGGTAAATTTGCGACAAGTGACTGGATGAAAGTTGAACAAGAACGTGGGATTTCGGTTACAAGTTCTGTGATGCAGTTTGATTACGATGATTTTAAGATTAACATTTTAGATACACCAGGGCATGAAGATTTCTCTGAAGATACGTATCGAACGTTAATGGCGGTCGATAGTGCGGTCATGGTCATTGACTGTGCAAAAGGGATTGAGCCACAAACGTTAAAGTTGTTCAAAGTATGTAAAATGCGTGGTATTCCTATTTTTACATTTATTAACAAACTTGACCGTGTTGGGAAAGAACCGTTCGATTTATTAGATGAAATTGAATCAACACTCGGTATTGAAACGTATCCGATGAACTGGCCGATTGGAATGGGGCAAAACTTCTTCGGGATTATTGACCGAGAAGGACGTACGATTGAACCGTTCCGCGATGAAGAAAACATTTTGCATATTAATGAAGATTATGAATTAGAAGAGGCTCATGACATTGCGAATGATAGTATTTTTACGCAAGCGATTGAAGAGTTGATGCTCGTGGATGAAGCAGGTGAGTCATTTGATAACGATGCGTTAATGCGCGGAGATTTAACACCGGTCTTTTTCGGCTCAGCATTGGCGAATTTCGGGGTTCAAAATTTCTTGAATGCGTATGTTGACCATGCACCGATGCCACACGCACGTCAAACGGATGAAGAGGTTGAGGTGAGCCCGTTCGATACAGATTTTTCAGGTTTTATCTTTAAAATCCAAGCGAACATGGACCCGAAACACCGTGACCGTATTGCCTTTATGCGTGTTGTGAGTGGCGCATTCGAACGTGGCATGGACGTGACATTACAACGTACGGGTAAAAAACAGAAAATCACACGTTCAACAAGTTTTATGGCCGATGACAAATCGACAGTGAATCATGCTGTAGCGGGTGATATTATCGGTTTATATGATACAGGGAATTACCAAATTGGGGATACACTTGTTTCAGGTAACCAAAAGTTCCATTTCAAAGCACTGCCTCAGTTTACACCTGAAATTTTCATGAAAGTATCGCCGAAAAACGTAATGAAACAGAAACATTTCCATAAAGGGATTGAACAGCTCGTGCAAGAAGGGGCGATTCAATATTATAAATCACCACATACGAACCAAATCATTTTAGGCGCAGTAGGACAACTCCAATTTGAAGTGTTCGAACATCGCATGAACAATGAATATAATGTCGATGTCGTGATGGAACCTGTCGGCAAAAAAATCGCGCGTTGGATTGAAAATGAAGAAGACGTGCAAGATAAGATGAGTACGAGTCGTTCGATTTTAGTAAATGACCGTTATGATAATAAAGTCTTCTTATTTGAAAATGATTTTGCGACACGTTGGTTTGAAGAAAAATTCCCAGAAATTAAACTGTATAGCTTGTTATAA